The genomic window TCGCACTTCTTCGAGCACCTCTACTTCCGCGGCACCGAGCGGCGCACCGGTGAGCAGTTCAAGCGCGAGATCGAATCGCTGGGCGGGCAGACGAACGCCAAGACCACCAAGGACCTGACGCACTTCTACATCAACCTCCCCAGCCTGTACACGAAGCAGGGCCTCGACATCCTGGCCGACGCCCTCATCAACTCGAAGCTCGCGCCGGGTGAGGTGAACGAGGAGCGCAAGGTGGTCATCGACGAGCTTCGCATGGGCGAGGAGAACCCGGGGGCCATCCTTCAGAACGAGCTGTACACCTTCGCCTTCGAGAAGCACCCCTACCGGCTGCCCATCATCGGCACCGAGAAGACCCTGCGCGAGATGACCATTGAAGACTTCCGCGAGTTCAAGCGCAGGTACTACATCCCGAACCGCACCGTGCTCATCATCGTCGGCGACGTGACCCCCGCCGAGATCATGCCCACGGTGCGCGAGTACTTCGGGCCCTTCACGGGCAATCACAGCCAGGCCGACGAAATCCCCGTCGAGCCCCGACGCCACGATGGCGCGCGCGAGCGCGTGGTGCGACGAAACCTCCCCAACGCCTACGTGCTCATGGGCTTCCGCGGGCCCAGCGTGCGCGATCGCCCCGACATCTACCGCACCGACGTGATGACCTTCCTCGTGGGCCAGGGAAGCGGCTCGCTGCTGACCAAGAGCCTGGTCGATGACAAGAAGATCGCCCTCAGCGCCTCCGTGGAGTTCCTCACCCAGCGCGACCCCGGCCTCATCACCTTCGAGGCGACCTGTGCGCCGGGCAAGGTCGAGAAGGTGAAGGCCGCGATGCTCGAGACCATCACCCAGCTGCGCGAGGGGCGCGTGAGCCAGGCCGACTTCGATCGCGCCAAGACCCTGCTCAT from Pseudomonadota bacterium includes these protein-coding regions:
- a CDS encoding insulinase family protein, producing SHFFEHLYFRGTERRTGEQFKREIESLGGQTNAKTTKDLTHFYINLPSLYTKQGLDILADALINSKLAPGEVNEERKVVIDELRMGEENPGAILQNELYTFAFEKHPYRLPIIGTEKTLREMTIEDFREFKRRYYIPNRTVLIIVGDVTPAEIMPTVREYFGPFTGNHSQADEIPVEPRRHDGARERVVRRNLPNAYVLMGFRGPSVRDRPDIYRTDVMTFLVGQGSGSLLTKSLVDDKKIALSASVEFLTQRDPGLITFEATCAPGKVEKVKAAMLETITQLREGRVSQADFDRAKTLLMNSYRFGDETNAGKADSLAFYAAIDNVEFALTYLDEIRKVTYNDVIATARAYLDPKDCSVLVVRPSEKRAARPAEGVARR